From the Pseudomonas baltica genome, one window contains:
- a CDS encoding efflux RND transporter periplasmic adaptor subunit, with translation MTQTPAARSRSRKPLLLTVLCIAVLGGAYLIYKHSSSPDSAPGGMAAGGRRGPGGPGMGMNATISVATGQAGLADVPVIQQALGTVIPNYSVTVTSRVDGELQAVYFTEGQYVKKGQLLAQIDPRAYQATLDQYKGALEENNALLKSAQLTVERYKRLYAKDSLAKQDLDTQVATVGQYAGAAKTDQAQIDAAKLNLQYARIVSPIDGYVGLRLVDPGNIVQSGSTTGIVTVTQTNPIGVTFSLPQAQLASLLPKVRQGQALSVQAMDQLGTAVLATGTLKFISNEIDTSTGSIKLKAVFDNPDEKLYPNQFVNVKLQTDTLKSAVVIPAAAVQLSSGGHFVYVVKDGKANRKAVQVGPNIDERTVITDGIANGDQVVTRGIDHLRDGAAVEIEKPAADKTAGAKAP, from the coding sequence ATGACCCAAACTCCGGCTGCCCGATCTCGCTCCCGTAAACCCTTGCTCCTCACCGTGCTGTGCATTGCCGTGCTGGGTGGGGCTTACCTGATCTACAAGCATTCCTCCAGCCCTGACTCGGCGCCTGGCGGCATGGCCGCAGGCGGCCGTCGGGGGCCGGGCGGGCCGGGCATGGGCATGAACGCCACCATCAGCGTCGCCACTGGTCAGGCCGGGCTGGCCGACGTGCCGGTGATCCAGCAAGCGCTCGGTACGGTGATCCCCAACTATTCGGTGACGGTGACCAGCCGCGTCGACGGCGAACTGCAGGCGGTGTACTTCACCGAAGGCCAGTACGTGAAAAAGGGCCAGTTGCTGGCGCAGATCGACCCCCGTGCCTACCAGGCCACCCTGGATCAATACAAAGGCGCGCTGGAAGAAAACAACGCACTGCTCAAGAGCGCGCAGCTCACCGTCGAGCGCTACAAGCGCCTGTACGCCAAGGACTCCCTGGCCAAGCAAGACCTCGACACCCAGGTCGCCACCGTCGGCCAATACGCCGGTGCGGCCAAGACCGACCAGGCGCAGATCGACGCCGCCAAGCTCAACCTGCAATACGCGCGCATCGTCTCGCCCATCGATGGCTACGTCGGCCTGCGCCTGGTCGATCCGGGCAATATCGTGCAGTCCGGGAGCACAACCGGCATCGTCACCGTCACTCAGACCAACCCCATCGGCGTGACCTTCAGCCTGCCTCAGGCGCAACTCGCCAGCCTGCTGCCCAAGGTGCGCCAGGGCCAGGCGCTGAGCGTGCAGGCCATGGATCAACTCGGCACCGCAGTGCTGGCCACCGGCACCCTGAAGTTCATCAGCAACGAGATCGACACCAGCACCGGCAGCATCAAGCTCAAGGCTGTGTTCGACAATCCGGACGAGAAGCTCTACCCCAACCAGTTCGTCAACGTGAAGCTGCAGACCGATACCCTGAAGAGCGCTGTGGTCATCCCTGCGGCGGCGGTACAGTTGAGCTCCGGTGGGCACTTTGTCTATGTGGTCAAGGACGGTAAGGCCAACCGCAAGGCGGTGCAGGTCGGGCCGAATATCGATGAGCGCACGGTGATCACCGACGGCATCGCCAATGGCGATCAGGTCGTTACCCGGGGTATCGATCACCTGCGCGACGGCGCGGCGGTGGAGATCGAAAAACCCGCCGCCGACAAGACGGCAGGCGCCAAAGCCCCATGA
- the eutC gene encoding ethanolamine ammonia-lyase subunit EutC: MKLPPDDTPPSTSPAQADPWQQLRNLTAARIALGRAGTSLPTSAQLDFQFAHAQARDAVHLPFDGGALATQLAERGRECLSLHSAAADRHVYLQRPDLGRRLDDDSAALLDAHAQANPQGYDVAVVIADGLSALAVDRHSLAMLRRIDDQAAAEGWSLAPVTLVSQGRVAVADEVAQRLKARMVVILIGERPGLSSPDSLGLYFTYAPRVGLTDAARNCISNVRLEGMSYGMAAHKLLYLMREACVRQLSGVSLKDEAQVPLLEAGEGERPGNFLLAGTRRQD; this comes from the coding sequence GTGAAACTGCCCCCCGATGACACCCCGCCCTCTACCAGCCCCGCCCAGGCCGACCCCTGGCAGCAACTGCGCAATCTGACCGCCGCGCGTATCGCCCTGGGTCGCGCCGGTACCAGCTTGCCCACCAGCGCTCAGCTGGACTTTCAGTTCGCCCACGCCCAGGCCCGCGATGCCGTGCACCTGCCGTTCGACGGCGGGGCGCTGGCCACGCAACTGGCCGAGCGTGGCCGTGAGTGCCTGAGCTTGCACAGCGCCGCCGCCGATCGCCACGTTTACCTGCAACGTCCCGACCTGGGGCGCCGGCTCGATGACGACTCGGCGGCGTTGCTCGATGCCCACGCACAAGCCAACCCCCAGGGTTACGACGTCGCGGTGGTGATCGCTGACGGTCTGTCGGCGCTGGCGGTTGATCGCCATAGCCTGGCGATGCTGCGACGTATCGACGACCAGGCCGCCGCCGAGGGTTGGAGCCTGGCACCCGTGACCCTGGTCAGCCAGGGCCGCGTGGCGGTGGCCGACGAAGTGGCGCAGCGCCTCAAGGCGCGCATGGTGGTGATCCTGATCGGCGAGCGCCCTGGGCTCAGTTCACCGGACAGCCTGGGCCTGTATTTCACCTACGCGCCGCGGGTCGGGCTGACCGATGCGGCACGCAACTGCATATCCAACGTGCGCCTCGAAGGCATGAGCTACGGCATGGCCGCGCACAAATTGCTGTACCTGATGCGTGAGGCCTGTGTGCGGCAGTTATCGGGCGTGAGCCTCAAGGATGAAGCCCAGGTGCCGCTGCTGGAAGCGGGCGAGGGTGAGCGACCGGGGAATTTTCTGCTGGCCGGGACGCGTCGGCAAGACTAG
- a CDS encoding paraquat-inducible protein A → MTEPCPWIICEHCDAVYAPVPLLSGQKSLCQRCGGVLERGHGLSIQQLFALSVTALILFLFANIFPVISISLKGLANAATLWQSVEALAQGQISLIAAVAGLCIILAPGLQILLLCWLLSYANVGLRAPGFKACMRTLEQLRPWSMLEVCLLGILVAIVKLGGMLSVHPGLGLWALAMLTVLIILISGKSIRRLWTELEERE, encoded by the coding sequence ATGACCGAACCCTGCCCCTGGATCATTTGTGAACACTGCGACGCGGTCTACGCGCCGGTGCCGCTGCTCAGCGGGCAAAAATCCTTGTGCCAGCGCTGTGGCGGGGTGCTGGAACGCGGTCACGGGCTGAGCATTCAGCAACTGTTCGCGCTGTCGGTCACGGCGCTGATCCTGTTTCTGTTCGCCAATATTTTTCCGGTCATCTCCATCAGTCTCAAGGGCCTGGCCAATGCCGCAACGCTGTGGCAGTCGGTCGAGGCCCTGGCGCAAGGGCAGATCAGCCTGATCGCGGCGGTGGCGGGCCTGTGTATCATCCTCGCTCCGGGCCTGCAGATCCTGCTGCTGTGCTGGTTGCTCAGCTACGCCAACGTCGGGCTGCGCGCGCCGGGCTTCAAGGCCTGTATGCGTACCCTCGAACAACTGCGGCCCTGGAGCATGCTCGAGGTGTGCCTGCTCGGCATCCTGGTGGCCATCGTCAAGCTCGGTGGCATGCTCAGCGTGCATCCGGGGCTGGGCTTGTGGGCGCTGGCCATGCTCACCGTGTTGATCATCCTGATATCCGGCAAGAGCATTCGGCGTCTATGGACCGAGCTGGAGGAGCGCGAATGA
- a CDS encoding efflux RND transporter permease subunit, translated as MNPSRLFIERPVATVLLMVAVLLSGIFAYRLLSTSALPEVDYPTIQVSTLYPGASSNVLASAVTAPLERQLGQMAGLSQMYSVSSAGSSVITLKFSLDLSLDVAEQEVQAAINAADSLLPTDLPNPPTYKKVNPADTAVLTIAATSDSLPLTRVQDLVNTRVALKLSQISGVGLVSLAGGQQPAVKIEVNPVALAAHGLTLEDVYTKVNAANVNGSKGGFDGPAHSITIDANDQLRDASEYGELVLAYENGAALRLKDVATTAEAPQDQYLSATANGQPAIVVNVQRQPGANVIDVVDNIKAQLPTLQKALPDSVQLAVINDRTQTIRASIKDVQIELMLSIGLVVLVTFVFLGNLTATLIPSVAVPLSLVGTFGVMYLAGFSLNNLTLMALTIATGFVIDDAIVVVENISRHLEEGETPMVAALKGSQEIGFTIISLTVSLIAVLIPLLFMGDVVGRLFREFAITLAVAILVSMVISLTLTPMLCAHLLRHVEKDQQSRFAAWGDRQYQRVLDGYDRGLLWVLDHQRLTLLVAVATVALTALLYLIVPKGFFPPEDTGLLQGFTRASQDVSFSEMARRQQALVEVVRQDPAVQSVSSTIGVDGTNASLNNGRLQIELKPFDERSDTADAIIKRLQQSTASVAGMQLNLTSSQDLTVDDQLTPSQYQFTLDDADSANLAALIPKLMAKLQNRPELRDVVDNLQDQGLVAYVELDRAAAMRYGITASDVDTALYNAFGQRLISTIFTQSNQYRVVLQVPGRFQNSMEAFDHIYLAAANASTTTSTTTTSTGSSSTATTGSTSSTTTANTPASMVRLTDIAKVGQRTGALSLARLDQFPAVTLSFNLADGYSLEQAQQAISSVMTELQAPSSITLRYQGAAAAFQAATGNTLWLILAALVTMYIVLGMLYESFIHPVTILSTLPSAAIGALLALLLCGTEFSLIALIGVILLIGIVKKNAIMMIDFALEGRQHQHLSARDAIHRACLLRLRPILMTTLAALFGALPLMLATGAGAELRRPLGLVIVGGLLLSQLLTLFTTPVIYLLFDGLSERARARFGRRNDQARTTP; from the coding sequence ATGAATCCATCACGGCTGTTTATCGAGCGCCCGGTCGCCACGGTGTTGCTGATGGTGGCGGTGTTGCTGTCGGGGATTTTTGCCTACCGGCTGCTGTCCACCTCGGCGCTGCCGGAAGTCGATTACCCGACCATCCAGGTCTCGACCCTCTATCCCGGCGCCAGCTCCAACGTGCTGGCTTCGGCGGTGACCGCACCGCTGGAGCGTCAGCTGGGGCAGATGGCTGGGCTGTCGCAGATGTACTCGGTGAGCTCGGCAGGCTCCTCGGTCATTACTCTCAAGTTCTCGCTCGACCTGTCGCTGGACGTCGCCGAGCAGGAGGTCCAGGCCGCGATCAACGCCGCCGACAGCCTGCTGCCGACCGACTTGCCCAACCCGCCCACCTACAAAAAGGTCAACCCCGCGGACACGGCGGTGCTGACCATTGCCGCGACCTCGGACAGCCTGCCGCTGACCCGTGTGCAGGACCTGGTCAACACCCGGGTGGCGCTCAAGCTGTCGCAGATTTCCGGCGTGGGCCTGGTCAGCCTGGCCGGAGGTCAGCAGCCAGCGGTCAAGATCGAAGTCAACCCGGTAGCGCTGGCCGCTCACGGCCTGACTCTCGAAGACGTCTACACCAAGGTCAACGCCGCTAACGTCAACGGCTCCAAGGGCGGTTTCGACGGCCCGGCGCACTCGATCACCATCGATGCCAACGACCAGTTGCGCGATGCGTCCGAATACGGCGAGCTGGTGCTGGCCTATGAAAACGGCGCCGCGCTGCGTCTCAAAGACGTCGCCACCACCGCCGAAGCGCCCCAGGACCAATACCTGTCGGCCACCGCCAACGGCCAGCCGGCGATCGTCGTCAACGTGCAGCGCCAGCCCGGCGCCAACGTCATCGACGTGGTCGACAACATCAAGGCGCAACTGCCGACCTTGCAAAAGGCCCTGCCGGACTCGGTGCAACTGGCGGTGATCAACGACCGCACGCAAACCATCCGCGCCTCGATCAAGGACGTGCAGATCGAGCTGATGCTGTCCATCGGCCTGGTGGTGCTGGTGACGTTCGTGTTCCTCGGCAACCTCACCGCCACGCTGATCCCCAGTGTCGCGGTGCCGCTGTCGCTGGTCGGCACCTTCGGCGTCATGTACCTGGCCGGATTCAGCCTCAACAACCTGACACTGATGGCGCTCACCATTGCCACCGGCTTCGTGATCGACGATGCCATCGTCGTGGTCGAGAACATTTCGCGGCATCTGGAGGAGGGCGAGACGCCCATGGTGGCCGCGCTCAAGGGCTCCCAGGAGATCGGCTTCACCATCATTTCGCTGACCGTATCGCTGATCGCGGTGCTGATCCCGCTGCTGTTCATGGGCGACGTGGTCGGCCGGCTGTTCCGCGAATTCGCCATCACCCTGGCGGTGGCGATTCTGGTGTCGATGGTCATATCCCTGACCCTCACGCCGATGCTCTGCGCCCACCTGTTGCGCCATGTCGAAAAAGACCAGCAAAGCCGCTTTGCCGCCTGGGGCGATCGCCAGTACCAGCGTGTGCTCGACGGCTATGATCGCGGCCTGCTGTGGGTGCTCGATCATCAGCGCCTGACGCTGCTGGTGGCGGTCGCCACCGTGGCGCTGACGGCGCTGCTGTACCTCATCGTGCCCAAGGGCTTTTTCCCGCCAGAAGACACCGGCTTGCTGCAGGGTTTTACCCGCGCCTCTCAGGACGTGTCGTTCAGCGAAATGGCGCGCCGTCAGCAGGCGCTGGTCGAGGTGGTGCGTCAGGACCCGGCGGTGCAATCGGTGTCCTCGACCATCGGTGTCGATGGCACCAACGCCTCGCTCAACAATGGCCGGCTGCAGATCGAGCTCAAGCCGTTCGACGAACGCAGCGACACCGCCGATGCAATCATCAAGCGCTTGCAGCAGTCCACCGCCAGCGTCGCGGGCATGCAGCTGAACCTCACCAGTTCCCAGGACCTGACGGTGGATGATCAGCTGACGCCCAGCCAGTATCAGTTCACCCTCGACGATGCCGACAGCGCCAATCTGGCGGCCTTGATTCCCAAGCTTATGGCCAAACTGCAGAACCGCCCGGAGCTCCGTGATGTCGTCGATAACCTTCAGGATCAGGGGCTGGTTGCCTATGTCGAGTTGGATCGGGCAGCGGCCATGCGCTACGGTATCACCGCATCCGATGTGGATACGGCGCTGTACAACGCCTTCGGTCAGCGTCTGATTTCGACCATCTTCACCCAGTCCAACCAGTACCGCGTGGTGCTGCAGGTGCCGGGTCGCTTCCAGAATTCCATGGAGGCCTTCGACCATATCTATCTGGCGGCGGCCAACGCGTCGACCACCACCAGCACCACCACTACCAGTACCGGTTCGAGCAGCACTGCAACCACGGGCTCGACCAGCAGCACGACCACCGCCAACACCCCGGCCTCGATGGTGCGCCTGACCGACATCGCCAAGGTCGGCCAGCGTACCGGCGCCTTGAGCCTGGCGCGCCTGGATCAGTTTCCGGCCGTGACGCTGTCGTTCAACCTGGCCGACGGCTACTCGCTGGAGCAAGCGCAGCAGGCCATCAGCAGCGTGATGACCGAGCTGCAGGCACCGTCCAGTATCACCTTGCGTTATCAGGGTGCCGCCGCTGCCTTCCAGGCCGCGACGGGCAACACCCTGTGGCTGATTCTGGCGGCGCTGGTGACCATGTACATCGTGTTGGGCATGCTCTACGAGAGCTTCATCCACCCGGTGACCATCCTCTCGACCTTGCCATCGGCGGCTATCGGCGCGCTGCTGGCGTTGCTGCTGTGTGGCACCGAGTTCAGCCTGATTGCCTTGATCGGCGTGATTCTGCTGATCGGTATCGTCAAGAAGAACGCCATCATGATGATCGACTTCGCCCTCGAGGGCCGTCAGCACCAGCACCTCAGTGCCCGCGACGCGATCCATCGCGCTTGCCTGCTGCGCTTGCGGCCGATCCTGATGACCACGCTGGCGGCGTTGTTCGGCGCCTTGCCGTTGATGCTGGCCACCGGCGCCGGCGCCGAATTGCGCCGGCCGTTGGGGCTGGTGATCGTCGGCGGTCTGCTGCTCAGCCAGTTGCTGACGCTGTTCACCACGCCGGTCATCTATCTGTTGTTCGATGGCCTGTCGGAGCGCGCGCGTGCCCGATTCGGTCGCCGCAATGATCAGGCAAGGACTACGCCGTGA
- a CDS encoding PqiC family protein: MMLRYLLLGTTLGLAACTSPATHYYTLVPTTESAPKAVTPADFQFELLTVRMPVQVDQPQLVVRQDQGRLAILDNERWGAPLADEFHDALAAQMERQLGVRDLSGLPKNAGQPVVSLQADVRRFDSVPGQYALVDVVWSLSRRGNDDSKRTTLTCATVVKDNAGVDLNSLVLAHQKAIGDLAARIAGTARQWADNPAVGCPR, encoded by the coding sequence ATGATGCTGCGTTATCTGCTGCTGGGCACCACGCTGGGATTGGCGGCCTGTACGTCGCCGGCCACTCATTACTACACACTGGTGCCCACCACCGAATCGGCGCCCAAGGCGGTCACGCCCGCGGACTTTCAGTTCGAGCTGCTGACCGTGCGCATGCCGGTGCAGGTCGATCAGCCGCAGTTGGTGGTGCGCCAGGATCAGGGCCGGTTGGCCATCCTCGATAACGAACGTTGGGGCGCGCCGCTGGCGGACGAGTTCCACGATGCCCTGGCGGCCCAGATGGAACGCCAACTGGGCGTTCGCGATCTGTCGGGCTTGCCGAAAAATGCCGGGCAACCGGTGGTGTCGTTGCAGGCTGACGTGCGCCGGTTCGACAGCGTGCCTGGGCAGTACGCGCTGGTGGATGTGGTGTGGAGCCTGAGCCGTCGTGGCAATGACGACAGCAAGCGCACCACCCTGACCTGCGCAACGGTGGTGAAGGATAACGCCGGGGTCGATCTCAACAGCCTGGTGTTGGCGCATCAGAAAGCCATCGGCGATCTGGCGGCGCGCATTGCCGGCACGGCGCGGCAGTGGGCGGATAATCCTGCCGTTGGTTGCCCGCGGTAG
- a CDS encoding intermembrane transport protein PqiB: MSEPVADPSRTPGNPDVRRRRFNVSLVWLVPIVAAVIGLSMVVHNSLSAGPKITVSFETAEGLEANKTQVKYKNVVIGQVTAIALSEDRNRVVATIELKDSAKSFTTEDSRFWVVRPRIGAQGISGVDTLLSGAFISADPGASKQTRSDFRGLEIPPPITYGQRGKRFSLHADDLGSLDIGSPVYYRRIQVGQVVQVGLSQDGKGVDIEVFVNSPNDEFVTTNTRFWNASGVDISLGADGLKVNTQSVSSIVSGGVAFVEPKYNPDQKQAAEMTKFDLFADQQSALAPPDGTPRYIRMRFDQSLRGLTVGSQVEFLGVNLGRVVSIDLDYDAKTQTFPTMVGAVIFPDRLGKANDKLTQIAGKGNEDAQAAKMLSEFVKHGLRAQARTGNLLTGQLYISLAFLPKVAPVNFDMSARPLEIPTAPGSFDKLQEQLQAMVDKVSKLPIEQIADNLNGSLDEMHKTLSRFNGQVLPELADTMAQTRKTMAAAADTLGDDSPQRQQIGQAMDEVQRTARSVRVLTDFLGRHPESLIRGRVSEGSPDAYRSSGSSSRDIQLETKP; this comes from the coding sequence ATGTCTGAACCCGTTGCTGATCCTTCCCGCACGCCGGGCAATCCCGACGTTCGTCGGCGTCGCTTCAACGTTTCCCTGGTGTGGCTGGTGCCTATTGTCGCGGCCGTGATCGGGCTGTCGATGGTGGTGCACAACTCGCTGTCGGCCGGCCCCAAGATCACCGTCAGTTTCGAGACGGCCGAAGGATTGGAAGCCAACAAGACGCAGGTCAAGTACAAGAACGTGGTGATCGGCCAGGTGACTGCCATCGCCCTGAGCGAAGATCGCAACCGCGTGGTCGCGACCATCGAGCTCAAGGACTCGGCCAAGTCATTCACCACCGAAGACTCGCGCTTCTGGGTGGTGCGCCCGCGCATCGGCGCTCAGGGGATCTCGGGCGTCGACACCTTGTTGTCGGGCGCCTTTATCAGTGCCGACCCTGGCGCCTCGAAACAGACCCGCAGCGATTTTCGCGGCCTGGAAATTCCGCCACCCATTACCTATGGCCAGCGTGGCAAGCGCTTCAGCCTGCATGCCGACGACCTCGGTTCGCTGGACATCGGCTCGCCGGTCTACTACCGGCGTATCCAGGTCGGCCAGGTGGTGCAGGTGGGTTTGAGCCAGGACGGCAAGGGCGTCGACATCGAAGTGTTCGTCAATTCGCCCAACGATGAATTCGTCACCACCAATACCCGTTTCTGGAACGCCAGCGGCGTGGATATCAGCCTTGGTGCCGATGGCCTGAAGGTCAACACCCAGTCGGTGTCCTCGATCGTGTCCGGCGGCGTGGCGTTCGTCGAGCCCAAGTACAACCCCGATCAGAAGCAAGCGGCGGAGATGACCAAGTTCGATCTGTTCGCCGATCAGCAAAGCGCCCTGGCACCGCCAGACGGTACGCCGCGCTATATCCGCATGCGCTTCGACCAGTCGCTGCGAGGCCTGACGGTCGGCTCGCAAGTTGAATTCCTGGGGGTCAACCTGGGCCGCGTGGTGTCGATCGACCTCGATTATGACGCCAAGACCCAGACCTTCCCGACCATGGTCGGCGCGGTGATCTTCCCGGATCGGCTCGGCAAGGCCAACGACAAGCTCACGCAGATCGCCGGCAAGGGCAACGAGGATGCGCAGGCCGCCAAAATGCTCTCGGAGTTCGTCAAGCATGGCTTGCGGGCTCAGGCGCGCACCGGCAACCTGCTGACCGGGCAGTTGTATATCTCCCTGGCGTTCCTGCCCAAGGTAGCGCCGGTGAACTTCGATATGTCTGCGCGGCCGCTGGAAATCCCCACCGCGCCGGGCAGCTTCGACAAGTTGCAGGAGCAGTTGCAGGCCATGGTCGACAAGGTCAGCAAGCTGCCGATCGAGCAGATTGCCGACAACCTCAACGGCAGCCTCGACGAAATGCACAAGACGCTTAGCCGCTTCAACGGTCAGGTCCTGCCGGAACTGGCCGATACCATGGCCCAGACGCGCAAGACCATGGCCGCCGCCGCCGACACCCTGGGCGATGATTCGCCGCAGCGTCAGCAGATTGGCCAGGCCATGGACGAAGTGCAACGCACCGCGCGCTCGGTGCGGGTACTGACCGACTTCCTCGGCCGCCATCCTGAATCGCTGATTCGCGGACGGGTGAGCGAAGGCTCGCCGGACGCCTATCGCTCCAGTGGCTCGTCTTCTCGTGATATTCAGTTGGAAACCAAACCATGA
- a CDS encoding paraquat-inducible protein A: MSSPAPTAATMGLTLCHTCGLACVEGTHRCPRCDASVHPRKPNSITRTWALLLASMIFYIPANLLPVMYTDLFGSGAENTIMSGVIEFWEGGSWDIAVLIFVASVAVPCIKFLVLGTLLVTAQRRSQWAMRERSRLYRFIELIGYWSMLDVLVVALVAALVQFRSLSTIEPRLGILFFGFVVVLTMLAAMSFDPRLIWDAEVEDV, from the coding sequence ATGAGCAGCCCTGCGCCCACCGCCGCCACCATGGGGCTGACCCTTTGCCATACCTGCGGCCTGGCCTGCGTCGAAGGCACTCATCGTTGCCCGCGCTGCGATGCCAGCGTGCACCCGCGCAAGCCCAACAGCATCACCCGCACCTGGGCACTGCTGCTGGCCAGCATGATTTTCTACATTCCCGCCAACCTTCTGCCGGTGATGTATACCGATCTATTCGGCAGTGGCGCCGAGAACACCATCATGAGCGGTGTGATCGAGTTCTGGGAGGGTGGGTCCTGGGATATCGCCGTATTGATTTTCGTCGCCAGCGTGGCGGTGCCTTGCATCAAGTTTCTGGTGCTCGGCACCTTGCTGGTGACTGCGCAGCGGCGCAGCCAGTGGGCCATGCGCGAGCGCTCGCGGTTGTACCGATTCATCGAGCTGATCGGTTATTGGTCGATGCTCGATGTGCTGGTGGTGGCGTTGGTGGCGGCGCTGGTGCAGTTCCGTTCGCTGAGCACCATCGAGCCGCGGCTGGGCATTCTGTTTTTTGGTTTCGTCGTTGTGCTGACCATGTTGGCAGCCATGAGTTTTGATCCCAGGCTGATCTGGGACGCAGAGGTTGAAGATGTCTGA